One Ovis aries strain OAR_USU_Benz2616 breed Rambouillet chromosome 24, ARS-UI_Ramb_v3.0, whole genome shotgun sequence genomic window, gtcatctgcatatctaaaagtCCATTAATTCAACACTTAAGAGGATCATTTCTTTATGTAAGCACAATCTCATTTATGAATTATACATGATATGCCCTTTAGGATCCATCTACATTATGCTTGtaactgcatgctgctgctgctgctaagttgcttcaatcgtacctgactctgtgcgaccccatggactgcagcctaccatgctcctctgtccatgggattttcaagcaagaatactggagtgggttgccattgccttctcctgtaactgcatagtgattcaccaattcaacttactgctatggggaaaaacaccatttaatgagacatgaagacaaagcacCGACCCAACAAGGGCACACACGCTGTGGACCACAGCACGACCATGACCAGAGCAAGTGGGGGAACgggaggggagatggatgggAAACTACAGCctcgggggcgggggaggggtctGGATTGATGACAGCCAagcagacaacaggatgagacaggAAATCTAAACCAATGATGAAAGCAGACACACCGCCAGAGAACTCCAACAGCGAGGAAAACATACAGAACTGTTCTGTAACAAATATTCGGAAAGAAATCAAGCATGAGACCACAGAGAAAtcctcaaagaattttaaatagcaacTAATTAGCCAATgatgcaaattataaaaacagtgtgTCAAAAGACCACAAAATGGACTAGTTCCCACTTCACAGGCCACTAAAAGGATTCACAGTTAATTTAACGATAACCTGACTAACAATGCAGCTAACATGAAATGGGTGGTCACAGAAGAATGTGATAATACATGTCCAGTTACAAAGCAGTGTTGTACACGTGATTTCATGGGATAACAATGCACTCACAAAATCCAAGCTAAACACGCAAGAAAGTTGGAACATTTGCTTTGGAGCTGCACACTGTCACCAACAGCCCTAGATCATCATCCCATTTTTAGACTCAGATAAGTGAGGCAGCCAACCTCtttcctggggccctggggcaccAGGCTCTTAACCTGGTTTCTCACGCAGAGCTGGCCTGAGCCCGCGGCCGGGTCCATCCGCAAGCAGACCATGGAGATTCCTGGTTTTGTTCCCACCGCATGCCCTGCACCCTGCAGCCAGGCAGCCCCAATGGAACATGTGCTGGACGGCTTCCCACGCCATGAGGGCTGCCTATGGTTACTTTCACAAAGCTGTCTGCTCCCTGAGAACAGAAACTTCCCTGCAGCTGCTGTGCCCAGCACAGGCCAGGTCCAGCAACACAGAGGCAGGCTCTGGCTGAGTTCATGATGATGGGCTAAGCCTGTGGTCCAAATATCAAGACTAATTCATTGCTGTGCCATTGTGGAATGATTAAAGACTAGGCAGTTTAAAAAAGTGTAGACCTCTGAGTGCAGCAAATGTACCCGATTTTCTtctaagtaaaaagagaaaaaccaaaaaacaaacaaaataaagaaaacccacGTCCTGGGGGAAGGATGGGCAGGGCGGAGGCAGAAACATACCACAGTCATGATGCCCAGCCGGTCTCCCTGCTGCGCCGGGCAGTGCCGCCTCCTTCTGGGCTTGGGCAGGGGCGGGCAGGAGCCGGCAGCTGAGGAGCCAGCAAGCAGGTTGAGGGAGGTCACCGACTTACAACGACGGAGGCTGCCTAAGcgccccctgccctccctgctctcAGTGTCCTCGGCCCGCTGCTCCGTGTTCTCCTTGTCTTCTTCCACCAaactaaaatagaataaaacctGTCACCTGCCCTTGTCAGCAGAGAAACGTGTCTGGACAACAAATTAGGCTGGCATTCTGTGTCATGATTAGAAACTCAAGATACAGTTGCTCAATTAACATCTCAAGTAAAAGGTTCgacttttcctcttttgaatATTCTCAAACTTAGAATAACTTAGCATTGAGTCTTACAAACTGGCCCCTGATCATTCACTCTTCATTTCATGTCTTTCCTCTAACATTCTGAAGGGGCCCTGGTGGCGACGCTCTTCCTGTGAGGAGATGCCTGATGCTGACAACTTTTACCTCCCTGCTCTCAGGGCAGAGATACACGTCAGTGCCACAAGTCTTTTCCACTGGGAATCGGGAACTCGGTACAATCAAAACAGCAATTCACGAACAAGCTGGAGTTTCTAAACACAAGTCTACAGACCAGATGAAGTGCTGAGttgatctttctttttatttttaatgttagtttGAATATGTACAAACGCATCTCTTGAGGAAGTTCTGCACCAGCTTTGTGTGAGTTtctggattcatgtcaaagtgctgcactaacCTAGAATTCACGGATTCTGCTCTTCTCCCCTAATGTGTTGTGGATGATTATATATAGCAGTTTAAATACATGATGatgcaaataaaatgattttcaaattaaaataaaacattcttatAGGAAGTAAACTCTCCAGCTTCACTTCCACATATACAACTTgtaagtttttcactgttgataaCAAGTTGATGGACAGAATCTACCATTTATATCAAGTCACTTGTCACATAAGGAAAAATCACTTTTACCTGACAACTtgctgtaaaattaaaaatattaatacataaccGTTCCACATTTCATGAGGGGACATGGAAAGACCATGATTCTGATCTCGTCTGTGCTCAAACACGGCCCACAAAACCGTCTGTCTCGCCGTCAAATGGGCAGGCGGCACCACCTGCGTTTGCTGGTTGTCCCTGTCACCCCCTGCCTTTCTCCCGGCCCCCGCACTCGGAGGACAGGAATGGACACCTCGGCCTGGGCTGACGTGATGAGAAAAGTCTGAGCAGCAGCCTCTGCCTGGTCCTATGCAGGGTCACCGGCCTGCGGCCACTCTGAACATGGACTCGGGACACGGGCATAGCTGTGTGGGTGT contains:
- the LOC114112008 gene encoding liprin-alpha-1-like isoform X4 yields the protein MTSEVEVLRALRLLFEHHKALDEKVQTAKEQDWERVQQASVLGDGAQVFQSDEGVSDGEGDRVTLFSLATQLSPSGQAGAKTQSVRLLDAMNEDISLVEEDKENTEQRAEDTESREGRGRLGSLRRCKSVTSLNLLAGSSAAGSCPPLPKPRRRRHCPAQQGDRLGIMTVVCFCLRPAHPSPRTWVFFILFVFWFFSFYLEENRVHLLHSEVYTFLNCLVFNHSTMAQQ